The following coding sequences lie in one Dermacentor variabilis isolate Ectoservices unplaced genomic scaffold, ASM5094787v1 scaffold_18, whole genome shotgun sequence genomic window:
- the LOC142568392 gene encoding uncharacterized protein LOC142568392 — MAGGFGGFGGGFGGYGGGFGGLDGGYGYHKTVPGPSFLVKTVHHVNKLNRGAHLVGGQYGHGGYGGGYGGGYGGGFGFGGLKH; from the coding sequence ATGGCCGGCGGCTTTGGTGGCTTCGGCGGCGGCTTCGGTGGATACGGTGGCGGCTTCGGCGGCCTCGATGGCGGCTACGGCTACCACAAGACCGTTCCGGGCCCCTCGTTCCTCGTGAAGACCGTGCACCACGTCAACAAGCTGAATCGCGGCGCGCACCTTGTCGGCGGACAGTATGGACACGGCGGATACGGAGGCGGATACGGAGGCGGCTACGGAGGTGGATTCGGGTTCGGAGGCCTCAAGCACTGA
- the LOC142568324 gene encoding uncharacterized protein LOC142568324, translating into MNSAFVALLLCACAAVVLAGDFGHGFGGFGGYGGFDEGHSYGYHKTVPGPSFLVKTVHHVNKLHQGAHLVGGHYGHGGYGGGYGGGFGFGGFKH; encoded by the coding sequence TTCGTCGCCCTGctcctgtgcgcctgcgccgccgTCGTCCTGGCTGGTGACTTCGGTCATGGCTTCGGCGGCTTCGGCGGCTACGGAGGATTCGACGAAGGCCACAGCTACGGCTACCACAAGACCGTTCCAGGCCCCTCGTTCCTGGTCAAGACTGTGCACCACGTCAACAAGCTCCACCAGGGCGCGCACCTCGTCGGCGGACACTATGGACACGGCGGATACGGAGGCGGATATGGAGGCGGCTTCGGCTTCGGAGGCTTCAAGCACTGA